Proteins encoded by one window of Dreissena polymorpha isolate Duluth1 chromosome 11, UMN_Dpol_1.0, whole genome shotgun sequence:
- the LOC127851770 gene encoding uncharacterized protein LOC127851770 isoform X2 — MRVGLTTFVKCGVYVIVSLLGNVSCEPWKYTSSCFGSDVCAKYALDCPVDGQVIVLGQLLYGFKSNAECIQGISDCVRQNTTACCQYDSLDKFSNFTETNRSTVVSLCEGRKSCSGWSPRAPRTPTSNYVWMQYACRWASSSTSVDTTPTSQTTGSGSTQVFISHLASATLSATISHESPVHTTYTPFTPTTRASKGTEPATSDSVTSGAVYSDQTTDTAEVTSPVIYVTSSDSYGKSPDPNVTSFKPYITSPYLSVPSTHPYVTSPDLSATSPDPYVTSPDRSATSPDPKVTSPDFSATSPDHSTTSPDSHVISPDPKSIFPDPSATSPDPKGTEISTATPTNPETPRGVSSRPAVGATTPDFNSNLVTYVSFSSILQQTNEIRTPPTFSVENITRAVSNTGATLVTNDTDSGSPSDRGLIIGLTIGILLTIILVVGVLVVYFFKRSRRHRKYRV; from the exons ATGAGGGTTGGACTAACAACATTTGTCAAATGTGGAGTCTATGTAATAGTAAGTCTACTCG GGAACGTATCCTGTGAGCCATGGAAATACACGTCGTCGTGCTTCGGATCGGATGTATGTGCTAAGTATGCTCTGGACTGTCCAGTCGACGGACAAGTTATCGTTTTGGGACAATTGCTGTACGGGTTTAAGTCCAACGCTGAGTGTATTCAGGGAATATCTGACTGTGTCCGACAGAATACCACGGCGTGCTGCCAGTATGATTCTCTGGACAAGTTTTCAAACTTCACAGAAACAAACAG GAGCACTGTGGTGTCCCTGTGTGAAGGTCGCAAATCGTGTTCAGGCTGGTCCCCAAGAGCTCCAAGAACTCCTACGAGCAACTATGTCTGGATGCAATACGCCTGCCGTTGGGCCTCCTCTTCTACTTCCGTAGACACCACACCCACATCACAGACAACCGGCAGTGGTTCCACACAAGTTTTTATATCACATTTGGCAAGCGCCACACTTAGCGCAACAATTTCTCATGAATCCCCCGTACACACAACATATACGCCATTTACACCTACAACGCGCGCATCAAAGGGTACAGAGCCTGCCACTTCAGATAGCGTGACAAGTGGAGCAGTATATAGTGACCAGACAACTGACACAGCTGAAGTTACATCGCCGGTTATTTACGTCACATCGTCGGATTCTTACGGTAAATCGCCGGATCCTAATGTAACATCGTTTAAACCTTACATAACTTCGCCGTATCTTAGCGTACCATCAACACATCCTTACGTTACATCGCCGGACCTTAGCGCAACATCGCCGGATCCTTACGTTACATCGCCGGATCGTAGCGCCACATCGCCGGATCCCAAAGTCACATCGCCGGATTTTAGCGCTACATCGCCGGACCACAGCACCACATCGCCGGATTCTCACGTTATATCACCGGATCCTAAATCCATATTTCCGGATCCTAGTGCCACATCGCCAGATCCAAAAGGCACGGAAATATCCACAGCCACTCCAACAAATCCGGAAACACCACGTGGTGTGTCATCTAGACCTGCCGTAGGCGCCACAACGCCCGATTTTAATAGCAATCTTGTAACTTATGTCTCGTTTTCCTCAATCCTACAACAGACTAACGAGATTCGAACACCTCctactttttctgttgaaaaTATTACACGCGCTGTGAGTAATACTGGTGCAACACTTGTTACGAACGATACAG ACTCGGGTTCCCCAAGTGACCGCGGCCTCATCATTGGGCTTACTATCGGCATCCTCCTGACCATCATCCTCGTGGTGGGAGTGCTGGTTGTCTACTTCTTCAAACG ATCACGAAGACACAGAAAGTACCGCGTCTAA
- the LOC127851770 gene encoding uncharacterized protein LOC127851770 isoform X1 has translation MRVGLTTFVKCGVYVIVSLLGNVSCEPWKYTSSCFGSDVCAKYALDCPVDGQVIVLGQLLYGFKSNAECIQGISDCVRQNTTACCQYDSLDKFSNFTETNRSTVVSLCEGRKSCSGWSPRAPRTPTSNYVWMQYACRWASSSTSVDTTPTSQTTGSGSTQVFISHLASATLSATISHESPVHTTYTPFTPTTRASKGTEPATSDSVTSGAVYSDQTTDTAEVTSPVIYVTSSDSYGKSPDPNVTSFKPYITSPYLSVPSTHPYVTSPDLSATSPDPYVTSPDRSATSPDPKVTSPDFSATSPDHSTTSPDSHVISPDPKSIFPDPSATSPDPKGTEISTATPTNPETPRGVSSRPAVGATTPDFNSNLVTYVSFSSILQQTNEIRTPPTFSVENITRAVSNTGATLVTNDTDSGSPSDRGLIIGLTIGILLTIILVVGVLVVYFFKRMKQKESVRKNYIRNTNIFYSFPQDHEDTESTASNRHISGNHLNGNATAKIETSDNDTVQNSTVILTLKPEHSHPSLDLYGHHESTHNPLYEPFVDDRTSDSVANNIYTPDTSSETIGFVNDSMQGGGSIARRPAHATKSVTFEASALYAQIVKEGRTKF, from the exons ATGAGGGTTGGACTAACAACATTTGTCAAATGTGGAGTCTATGTAATAGTAAGTCTACTCG GGAACGTATCCTGTGAGCCATGGAAATACACGTCGTCGTGCTTCGGATCGGATGTATGTGCTAAGTATGCTCTGGACTGTCCAGTCGACGGACAAGTTATCGTTTTGGGACAATTGCTGTACGGGTTTAAGTCCAACGCTGAGTGTATTCAGGGAATATCTGACTGTGTCCGACAGAATACCACGGCGTGCTGCCAGTATGATTCTCTGGACAAGTTTTCAAACTTCACAGAAACAAACAG GAGCACTGTGGTGTCCCTGTGTGAAGGTCGCAAATCGTGTTCAGGCTGGTCCCCAAGAGCTCCAAGAACTCCTACGAGCAACTATGTCTGGATGCAATACGCCTGCCGTTGGGCCTCCTCTTCTACTTCCGTAGACACCACACCCACATCACAGACAACCGGCAGTGGTTCCACACAAGTTTTTATATCACATTTGGCAAGCGCCACACTTAGCGCAACAATTTCTCATGAATCCCCCGTACACACAACATATACGCCATTTACACCTACAACGCGCGCATCAAAGGGTACAGAGCCTGCCACTTCAGATAGCGTGACAAGTGGAGCAGTATATAGTGACCAGACAACTGACACAGCTGAAGTTACATCGCCGGTTATTTACGTCACATCGTCGGATTCTTACGGTAAATCGCCGGATCCTAATGTAACATCGTTTAAACCTTACATAACTTCGCCGTATCTTAGCGTACCATCAACACATCCTTACGTTACATCGCCGGACCTTAGCGCAACATCGCCGGATCCTTACGTTACATCGCCGGATCGTAGCGCCACATCGCCGGATCCCAAAGTCACATCGCCGGATTTTAGCGCTACATCGCCGGACCACAGCACCACATCGCCGGATTCTCACGTTATATCACCGGATCCTAAATCCATATTTCCGGATCCTAGTGCCACATCGCCAGATCCAAAAGGCACGGAAATATCCACAGCCACTCCAACAAATCCGGAAACACCACGTGGTGTGTCATCTAGACCTGCCGTAGGCGCCACAACGCCCGATTTTAATAGCAATCTTGTAACTTATGTCTCGTTTTCCTCAATCCTACAACAGACTAACGAGATTCGAACACCTCctactttttctgttgaaaaTATTACACGCGCTGTGAGTAATACTGGTGCAACACTTGTTACGAACGATACAG ACTCGGGTTCCCCAAGTGACCGCGGCCTCATCATTGGGCTTACTATCGGCATCCTCCTGACCATCATCCTCGTGGTGGGAGTGCTGGTTGTCTACTTCTTCAAACG CATGAAACAAAAAGAGAGTGTTCGTAAAAATTACATCCGAAATACGAATATATTTTACTCTTTTCCTCAAGATCACGAAGACACAGAAAGTACCGCGTCTAACAGACACATATCCGGGAACCATTTGAACGGGAATGCAACGGCAAAAATAGAAACCTCTGACAATGACACCGTGCAAAATTCCACCGTAATTCTTACACTGAAGCCGGAACACAGCCATCCTAGCCTTGATTTGTATGGACACCATGAAAGCACACATAATCCGCTATATGAGCCGTTTGTAGACGATCGAACATCCGACAGTGTTGCAAATAATATATACACGCCGGACACCTCCTCTGAGACCATTGGCTTCGTAAACGACAGCATGCAAGGCGGAGGAAGCATCGCCAGAAGGCCAGCACATGCAACCAAGTCTGTCACGTTTGAAGCCAGCGCCTTGTATGCGCAGATTGTGAAAGAAGGACGAACAAAGTTCTGA